GGTCGTGATGATGACCGCGGGACGCGAACTGCCCGGCGTGCGGAGCGCGGCGCGTCGCCGGCGCGCCGAACGCTGGACCCGATCGAGTACCGATGTACCGGCCAGATAGATGTCGGCGGCCGTCACCCCCTTGTCGAGCTCGAGGTTCAGGGCGATGTTGGCGCGCAGCAGGTCTCTGGACCGTGTGCCGGCCTGCGGATCACGGGCCACCGTGCCGTGTCCGGTGTGGACGACACCCGGCTCGTCGACGAGTTCGAGCGTCCATCCCGCCCTGCGGGCACGCCGCTGCCAGTCGGACTCTTCGCCGTAGAGGAAGAATTCCTCGTCGAAGCAGCCGACCGCCTGCCAGGCGTCGCGGCTGACGGCAAGGCACGCACCGGTGAGGTATCCGTCCACCGAATCGGGCTGCGTCGCATAGAGTTCGGACAGCCACGTACCTCGGAGCCGATCGGCGTATCCGGCCCGCGACACCAGCGCACGGACCACGCTGTGCTCTCGGTGCGCAACGTCCCAGGGTCGGTGCCTGGACCGGTCGGCGGCCGCATCCTCCACCAGCGGAGCGGCGGCGGCCACGCCGGGCCGGGTCAATGCCTGCAGGGTCCCGGTCAGCGGACCCTGCAGAACGGCATCGGGATTGAGGAGCAGCAGGTTGTGCTCGGGGACGTCGGCGGCAAGAGCGTTGACCGCCGCGGCGAACCCGATGTTCGCCGATCCCCTGCGCCAGCGCACCTCGGGATGGTCCGAGACCACGGTGTCCATACCCGGATAGCCTGCCGGGGAGTTGTCCCAGACCAGAACCCGCAGCTGGGGCAGGTGCCTGGTGACCGCTGCGAGACAGTCCGCGAGCAGGTCAGGGTTGCGGTAGGCGACGATGAGCACCGCCGTGTCACGCGCCGGTGCCGTTCTGGCCGGGGGCAGCGGCACGTGGTAGCGGGCGGGCAGATACGCCCGGTCGAGTTCACGGGTCATGTCTTCTCCGTCAGCAAGGCGCGAATCACGCGCGGTGTCACCGGTCCCACAAGGAGATTCACCCCCAGGTACACCGCGGCGGCACACAGGAGCGCCAGCACCACAGGGCCGTTCTGCAGTGAGATCGCCACGACCGCCGCCGCACCCAGCGGAATCGTCAGCCGTAGCGCGAACATCAGCGGCGTACGGTACGGCGTGATCCGGCTGAGCCGCCAACTCACCACGAGCAGCCCGACCGCTTCCGCGACGATCAGCGCCGCGCCGGCACCCACCGCGCCGTACCGGGGGGCCAGGACGATGTTGAGCGTGATGTTCCCGAGCAGATTGATCAGGTTGAGCCGGAACAGGAAAACCTGATCGTGCGCCGCGAACAGCGCTTGGCTGATCGCGGCGTTGACGAACGTGAGCGCGACCGCCACGAACAGCAGCGCCAGTGCGACTCCGCCGTGTGCCCCGAATTCCGATGATCCGACCAGTTCCACGATCGGTTGCGCCAGCACGATCCCGACCACGGCGACCGGCGCCCCGAGGAACAGCATCGACTCGACCGACCGGGAGACGAACCGGGCGAACTCGTTGCGGTCCACGGCGAACGAATGGGTGGCCGCCGACAGGGTCGACGACTGGAAGAACGTGGACAACACCGACAGCGTGAACGCCAACGTGTATGCGAGGCCGTACACCCCGACCTGGTCCGGTGTGCTGCGCAGACTCAAGATCACACCGTCGGCGCGCCAGTAGAGCACCGCGATGATCAGCACACCGGTCTGCGGCAGGCTCTCACGCAACAGGTCCCAGCTTTCCGACAACGAGAACACCGGCCGCCAATCGATCATCCGCGACGCAGCCAGGCCCTGGATGAGCAGCACCACCGCAGGTGGAACCAGCTGCACCACCGCGAACCACACGATGTCTGCGTCCACGGTGACCAGCAGCACCGTCGCGGCCAGCGACGCCACCCGGCTCACCAGGTCCGACCAGGCAACGGCGCCGAACCGCACCCGCGCCAGGAAGACCGGCTCGAAACAGCTGCTTATGGTCGTCAGGATCAAGCTGCACGACACGATGAGAACCATCGTGACGACTTCGTGCTGTCCCCGGTAGACCAGAACCCCCGACACCGCGGCAACCCCGAACAGCGGCACACAATAGATCAGCGACATCCCGGAATTCACGCGGACCAGCCGGGCCAGATCGCTTTTCCCGGCCGAGACCCGGCGCACCACGACCGCGCCGATGCCGAGCTCGGTGAGGCTGGTCCACAGGCCCACGAACACGATCGCGGTGGTCAGATGCCCATAGCCGGACGGCCCGAGGTAGCGGGTGGTGATCGCGACCGTGAGCATCGACGCCACCATGCCGAGCGCGCGAAAGATCAGCTGCTGACTGAATGCCCGCGCCATCGCGCGGTTGGAGACCCGGCTCGAAACCGTCGGCCCACCGTCGGCGACGCTGTTATCCTCAGCGAGTTCAGCGATACCCGAACCGGAGCCCGATGCGCGCGTACATACCACTGCCGAACGGTCTTTCCGCAACAGTCTGGGGAGAGCGGCACCGCCGCGGCGAGGTTCCGGACGCTTCACCGTACGGCCTCCACAAACTGGCCGACCACGGTATCGACGTCACCTTCGGTGAAATCAGCGCGGGACGTGCGGTCCAACGTGTGGCGGCGTCGGTGCGCTACCGCACCGCGGGACTCGAACTCGTCGAAGGGCTGGTCGCGATGCGCGAAAGCCGCCGCGCGGACGCTGTTCTCGCGTACGACGAGCGGACCGGTGTGCCCGCGGCGCTGCTGCGTGGCGGGCGCCGCATACCGGTGGTGCTCGGTATCGGCTGGCTGACGCACCGGGCGGGCTCCCCGCGTGTCCATGCGGCGCTGGCGCGCCGGGCCATGCTGCGCGCCGCATCGGTGTTCACGCAGTGTGAACCGGTGCTGTCCCTGTTGCATCACGAGTGGGGTGTTCCGCGCGCGCGGCTTCACTACCTGCCGGTCGGTATCGACACCGACTTCTATCCGATTCAGCCGCAACCTGATCCGGACTCCCTTGTGGTCGTCAGCGCCGGCGAGGACCGTTACCGCGACCACGCGCTGCTGGTCTCGGCGGTGTCGCGGCTGCAAGCCACTCATCATGGCCTTCGCCTCGAACTCGCCACGGGACTTCCGGTCGATCTCCCGTCGAGCCTGGGGACGCTGTACCGCGGCCGCATGGACGGCAAGATGCGCCACCTGTACCGCCGGGCGCGCGTGGTGGCGATCGCGCTGAAGCCCACATTCAGCGGTTCCGGTCTCACCGTCGCGTTGGAGGCGATGTCGAGCGGGCGACCGGTGGTGATGACCGACAATCCGGGCATCGCCGACTATATCGAGCACGGTGTCACCGGCTTGCTCGTGCCACCCGGAGATGTCGACGCATTCGCCGCGGCCATCGGTGAGCTGCTGTCGGACCCGGCCCGGTGTGCCGAGATGGGGGCGGCCGCCGCGGTCAGAGCGCGGCGCGAGTTCACCTCCACGGTCATGGCCGCCAACCTCGCGGCTCTGGTGCATACGGCATGACCAGGTCTGCGTGCCGCAGCCGCAGCAGCGCCGGCGGACCCTGCACGAGGTAGCGGCGTGCCAGGCGCTGCGGTTCCTGACGCAGGCGGTAGAGCCACTCCAGCCCATTCTGCCGATAGAAGTCGGGCGCCCGGTCGACCACCCCGGCAAGGAAATCCGCCGCCGCGCCGAACGCGAGGAACACCGTGGCACCGGTTTCGGCAGCGTGCTGTTGAACCCACCGCTCCTGACGAGGTTTCCCCAATCCCACGACCAGTACCCGGACACCGGTTGCCCGGATCTCGGCGGCCAACTCCGCAGAGGCACCGGGCGACTCCACGACGCTGCGGCTCGGGCTCCAGAATCCCGCGGGTGCGGCATCCGGATAGCGCTGTGCCAACTGCCTTTTGAGCCGTCGGTGCATCGCGGCGGTACCACCGAGAAATCCGACCTGCACGTCGTTCTGGACACTGACGTCGAGAATCGGCTCGAGCAGATCCGCACCGGTGACCCGTGGCCAGGTGCCGGCGACGAGCCGTGAACCACGCCACGCCACCGGGGCGCCGTCGGCCAGCCACAGCCACTGCGGCCCGCCGTCGCCGTCACCGCAGGCGTCGTCATCCCCGTCGACGGTCTCCGACCGGAAATGGTGGAGGTGGTCCAGATTGACCGAGCCGATCGCGAGTTGCGGTGATCCCGATATCGCGGTCAGACTCGCGACCAGTGCGATCACCTCCGCCGCGGTGTATCGGGTCACAACGGTGCCACACACCCGCATGGCGGGCTTTTCAATCGTGGTCAGCAACGCAAGAAGCCTTTCTTCGATGCCGCAGGTCTGCGCGCAATGGCTTCATCATGGCAAACATCTGTCGAGATACGCGAGTCATCTTCTACGATCAATCTAAATATCGCAAACGAAAATTTCGGCAAACTCCGGACGCCAGGTGCGCGGGCCCGCTCCACGGTCAACCGCATAACCTGCACAAACGAAGATTTCCACCACTGACATCGCGGTGCCCATCACTGGCAAAGCAGTTTTGGTCGCCACGATCGGCGATGGCAGGCAATCCGGCGCCCGTTGCCATTTTCGGTCAAGCCACTAGTATCAACGAGCAGTACCCGGGGATTCACGCGCACACACCACATGCAGAGGCCGCTTTGAACGTTGCCCAGTTCCTCCGATCGCTCCTTCGGCGACCGATCGCCCTGATGCTTTTGGCAATGTCTGTCGCCGTTGCCGGATACGCGGGCTTCACGTCGACGTCGGCGACGTACGAATCCACCGCCGTTGCGGTCGTGATACCGCCCGGAAGTGGCTCAACCGATGCCATGCTGAATCCACTCATCAATCTGGATAATGACATGGCACAGCTTGCCGCAGTTGTGGCAACTTCGATTCAAGCCGAAGGCGGTGTTGCCGCAGCAACCGGAGCGGGCGGTACCGGCAACTTCACGGTCGATACCATCTACGGCGACGCTTCGATGTACGCCCAGTTGTCCTCGCAACTTGTGATCACGGCGCAAGGGCCCGATCCGGAATCCGCGCGCAGTGCGGCCGCGGCGCTGGTCGAATATGCCCGCACCTGTCTCAACAAGCTGCAACTCGACTCAGCGGTACCCGTGGTGAACAACGCACTGCTCATCCCATCCGTCGAACCGAGCGACGGAACCAAGATCCCGACCAGCGGTGTGCGCGCCGCCGCGTCGTATGCACTCGGTGCGGCGCTCATCTGCCTGCTGATACTCATGATCGTCGACGCCATCCGCGAAGTGGTCCGCAGGCGCCGCCGGCCAGCTGCCCCGGAGCGGCCCGATGACCCGGATCCGGCCCCGTTCACCGACATCGGCGGCGCCGACCTGGGCGGCGACACCCTGTTCCGCAGCACATCTGCGCTCTACGACCTCACACCGGACGACGACGGCGGTCCGGGTCGGCACCGGCGGAGCGTCGGCATCAATGACAACCACTGAGGCGGGCTTGTCAGGGGTCGCAGCGGCCCCGGTGCGGTGGCGCGTCCCCAGTGCGCAGATCGGCCCGTTGATATTGGCGACCGGGGCGTTCTTCCTCCTTGGCATGCGCCAAACATTCACGGTGTCTTTGACATTCGGCTTGAGCCTCGGTCAGTTCCTGCTTTACGTCGTCGCGGCGCTCTGGGCTCTTGTGACGGCCAGGCACTACCGGGCCACCCCGGTGAACCACTGGCTGGTGATCGCGGTACTCGGGTACCTCACGGCATCGCTGTTGTCATACGGGGCCGCGGTGAGCCGAGGTACCGTACTGCGCGGGTTCATGTTCGGTGATCGTTACATCTTCGCCGACCTCGCCCTCACCGCGATGGTCATCGCGATCATCGCCATGCTCACCACCGCCGACCGGATCCTCCTGGTGCTGAAGGGCCTGATTCTCGGCGCGACGCTGTCGGCGTCGTTCGCCATCCTCCGCCTGATCGTCGGCATCGACTTGTCCCCCATGTTCATCCTGCCCGGGCTCAAGGCAAGTGATTTCGTCCTCGTCACCAATCTGGCACGTGAAGGCGTGGAACGACCGCAGGGCAGCGCGGGCCATCCGCTCGAGCTCGCCGGAGTGCTGACGGTGGTGATCCCGCTGTGTCTCGGGGTGGCCATGAGCGCCCGTGCCCGCGGTGAGCGGATGTGGCCATGGCTGCTGTGCACCGGTGTCCTGTTGTGCGGCGCATTGAGCACCGTATCCCGGTCCGCGATAGTGGGTCTGGGAGGCGCAGCGGTCGTCATGGCGTGGCGGTGGTCGATTCAGCGTCTGGCGGCTGTCGTCGTCGCCGCCTCCGCCGCGATCGGCATCGCACTCCTGCTCGAGGTGCACGTGGTCTCTGCGATGCTCCAGGCGTTCGCAAACGTGTCGACGGACTCGTCCATCGCGTCGCGTGAACTCGGCGCGGCGTACGTGACGAACCACTACCGCGACAACTTCTGGCTCGGGCAGGGCGCAGGCATGTACCCGGCATACGACCAACCGGTGCTGGACAATCAGTACCTCTCCCGGCTGATGGAGACAGGTGCGCTGGGTCTGGCGAGCTTTGTCTTACTGCTCTCGGTCGCGCTGGTTCTCGCGCTCAGGGCGTCCGCATCGGGTGATCGGGTGATCGCCGAACTCGGCGGTGCGGTCAGCGGCTCACTGGCCGCGCTCGTCGTCATCAGCACCATTCTCGACGTCAGCGGATTCATCCAGATCTGGACCGTCACCTGGATCCTCGTCGCGTTGTCGACCGTGCTGTGGCGGCTCGACCGGCAGGTCCGCGCGGCGGACCCCAACGCGTGAGACGGTATTCAGATGTCGGGTCGGACACGACGAACATGGCTGCGCAACGGGCGACGGCACGCGGTGCTGCTGGTCTGTGCCCTCGTGCTGTCGTCCTGCGGACCGTTCGCCGACGCGTCCTGGACGAAGGCCCAACTGATCACCTTCTCGGAACCGGACCTCGTCAACCCGCTACGTGGGCAGTACGAGAACCTCGCGACCGAACTTTTCCCGCAATCGAATCCGGCGCAACCGGAACCCGCCTGGCCCGGTACCACCGACCTGGGCGTGCGCCTCGAATGGCGCACACTGCAACCCCGTGATCCGCGAACATTGCCGCGCAACGCTCCCGACGACGTCCGTTTCGATTTCGGTGTGCTGGACCGGGCCCTGGAATCGGCACACCGCAACGGGCAGCGGCTCGGGCTGCGGATCACCTCGTTCAACTCGTGTTGTGAGATGAAATATCCAGACGACGTGGACGTGTCGGTCCCGGACTGGCTGCGCACCATCGGCGGTGCGACACAGACATTCCGGCACTCGGGCGTCAGTTACGTGATCCCCGACTGGAACAACAAGGCCTACCTGTCGTACTTCGGGGATCTGTTGGCGGCGTTGGGCCGGCGCTACGACCGCGACGAGCGGCTGGCGTGGGTCGAGATGTCCGGCTACGGCGACTTCAGCGAGAACCATGTGGCTTTCATGCGCGATACGCTCGGAATCCCCGGTCCCGCACCGGCGGACAGCGAGAAGACTCTCGGCTACTACAGCCAGTACCGCGACCAGTACATCACCAAAGACTCGGTCACCCGT
This genomic window from Mycolicibacterium goodii contains:
- a CDS encoding flippase, whose translation is MARAFSQQLIFRALGMVASMLTVAITTRYLGPSGYGHLTTAIVFVGLWTSLTELGIGAVVVRRVSAGKSDLARLVRVNSGMSLIYCVPLFGVAAVSGVLVYRGQHEVVTMVLIVSCSLILTTISSCFEPVFLARVRFGAVAWSDLVSRVASLAATVLLVTVDADIVWFAVVQLVPPAVVLLIQGLAASRMIDWRPVFSLSESWDLLRESLPQTGVLIIAVLYWRADGVILSLRSTPDQVGVYGLAYTLAFTLSVLSTFFQSSTLSAATHSFAVDRNEFARFVSRSVESMLFLGAPVAVVGIVLAQPIVELVGSSEFGAHGGVALALLFVAVALTFVNAAISQALFAAHDQVFLFRLNLINLLGNITLNIVLAPRYGAVGAGAALIVAEAVGLLVVSWRLSRITPYRTPLMFALRLTIPLGAAAVVAISLQNGPVVLALLCAAAVYLGVNLLVGPVTPRVIRALLTEKT
- a CDS encoding glycosyltransferase family 4 protein, coding for MRAYIPLPNGLSATVWGERHRRGEVPDASPYGLHKLADHGIDVTFGEISAGRAVQRVAASVRYRTAGLELVEGLVAMRESRRADAVLAYDERTGVPAALLRGGRRIPVVLGIGWLTHRAGSPRVHAALARRAMLRAASVFTQCEPVLSLLHHEWGVPRARLHYLPVGIDTDFYPIQPQPDPDSLVVVSAGEDRYRDHALLVSAVSRLQATHHGLRLELATGLPVDLPSSLGTLYRGRMDGKMRHLYRRARVVAIALKPTFSGSGLTVALEAMSSGRPVVMTDNPGIADYIEHGVTGLLVPPGDVDAFAAAIGELLSDPARCAEMGAAAAVRARREFTSTVMAANLAALVHTA
- a CDS encoding WecB/TagA/CpsF family glycosyltransferase, translating into MLTTIEKPAMRVCGTVVTRYTAAEVIALVASLTAISGSPQLAIGSVNLDHLHHFRSETVDGDDDACGDGDGGPQWLWLADGAPVAWRGSRLVAGTWPRVTGADLLEPILDVSVQNDVQVGFLGGTAAMHRRLKRQLAQRYPDAAPAGFWSPSRSVVESPGASAELAAEIRATGVRVLVVGLGKPRQERWVQQHAAETGATVFLAFGAAADFLAGVVDRAPDFYRQNGLEWLYRLRQEPQRLARRYLVQGPPALLRLRHADLVMPYAPEPRGWRP
- a CDS encoding O-antigen ligase family protein — translated: MTTTEAGLSGVAAAPVRWRVPSAQIGPLILATGAFFLLGMRQTFTVSLTFGLSLGQFLLYVVAALWALVTARHYRATPVNHWLVIAVLGYLTASLLSYGAAVSRGTVLRGFMFGDRYIFADLALTAMVIAIIAMLTTADRILLVLKGLILGATLSASFAILRLIVGIDLSPMFILPGLKASDFVLVTNLAREGVERPQGSAGHPLELAGVLTVVIPLCLGVAMSARARGERMWPWLLCTGVLLCGALSTVSRSAIVGLGGAAVVMAWRWSIQRLAAVVVAASAAIGIALLLEVHVVSAMLQAFANVSTDSSIASRELGAAYVTNHYRDNFWLGQGAGMYPAYDQPVLDNQYLSRLMETGALGLASFVLLLSVALVLALRASASGDRVIAELGGAVSGSLAALVVISTILDVSGFIQIWTVTWILVALSTVLWRLDRQVRAADPNA